From a single Lolium rigidum isolate FL_2022 chromosome 7, APGP_CSIRO_Lrig_0.1, whole genome shotgun sequence genomic region:
- the LOC124673068 gene encoding zinc finger CCCH domain-containing protein 24-like, translating to MEDATPPPPPQQQETELAGDKRKREEKSPDTATADAAATSPAASTVEAAAAPAGDKRRREDSPEKPTGDEAEAAAPAASTAAEASAPAPGGGDRPLHPMSKTSLCSFFRRRGGGPDGCSHGEGCRYAHTEEELRPRPDGSWDPTSDRAKKLQKDSEEEVHEEEVTIDETSLDKCLLGLSRHWVTDKLKSFLEEQGISYAAAKKKKGMTVGFVTFENIEQLTNAVEVLKENRSGGKEMKIVDANRRSHQKLRTEGPASGNGAAAENGVAADGTSAPEAAVVASIRTVRDAVTPLAHMTYKDQLEHKKNSVAQLLKKLTRNAKKACPYGVSLPEWISEAKQIGGLSCKLEGILESPVIDGYRNKCEFSVGHSLAGKKTVGFMLGNFREGVTAVEEPVDCPNVSGISSKYAFMFQDFLQSSTLPVWNRVDNSGFWRQLTVREGRSPAQAVGAQDAEIQISEVMIIVQVCSTGIDELLMKDEFAKLSMTLIQGAATCSPPLPLTTIVVQDHTGISNVAAADCPLIPLLVRKVGQSEEGAVDQTRIHDHISNLRFSLSPTAFFQVNTLAAERLYTLAGDWANLNSDTLLFDVCCGTGTIGLTLAHRVGMVVGIEMNEAAVLDAERNALINGIKNCRFVCGKAENVMGSLLTEYLGSPQQDLVVSESNSEVGATGKNEDIVDGTKNNGETMDSSTEKTDNGESQQMGDKSDHHPSSSDEINGDLGDKVSKQLEGGHDQSIVANGNPNSEEASLLISEESIATKSADCLEHTKTLGDGSSVSNNDTLAATACQFKNFVAIVDPPRAGLHPTVLKVLRTHPRIRRLVYISCNPDTLVANAIELCTPTSENREKNKGHRAWRNMSSAGLARQRTKSMPSSEPFVPKRAMAVDLFPHTSHCEMVMLFER from the exons ATGGAggacgccacgccgccgccgccgccgcagcagcaggaGACCGAGCTCGCCGGGGATAAGCGCAAGAGGGAGGAGAAATCTCCGGATACCGCCACCGCAGACGCGGCAGCAACCTCCcccgccgcctccaccgtcgaggccgccgccgcccccgccggggATAAGCGCAGGAGGGAGGACTCGCCAGAGAAGCCTACCGGAGATGAAGCAGAAGCAGCCGCCCCCGCTGCCTCCACTGCCGCGGAGgcctccgcccccgcccccggCGGCGGCGATAGGCCGCTGCACCCGATGTCGAAGACGAGCCTGTGCTCCTTCTtccggcgccgcggcggcggcccggaCGGGTGCAGCCACGGGGAGGGGTGCCGGTACGCGCAcacggaggaggagctccggcccCGGCCCGACGGCTCCTGGGACCCCACCTCCGACCGCGCCAAGAAGCTGCAGAAGGACTCCGAGGAGGAGGTGCACGAGGAGGAGGTGACCATTGACGAGACGTCGCTCGACAAGTGCCTCCTCGGGCTCTCCAGGCACTGGGTCACCGACAAGCTCAAGTCTTTCCTCGAGGAGCAG GGAATCTCATATGCAGCAgcaaagaagaagaaaggaatGACTGTTGGCTTTGTGACATTTGAAAATATTGAACAACTGACAAATGCTGTGGAG GTCCTTAAGGAGAATCGATCTGGTGGAAAGGAAATGAAGATAGTAGATGCCAATCGTAGGTCACATCAGAAGCTACGCACAGAAGGACCGGCATCTGGAAATGGGGCAGCAGCAGAAAACGGTGTTGCTGCTGACGGAACATCTGCGCCTGAAGCAGCTGTAGTAGCAAGTATAAGAACTGTGCGCGACGCAGTTACCCCACTTGCCCATATGACTTACAAGGATCAGCTGGAGCACAAAAAAAATTCAGTTGCACAGTTACTGAAGAAACTT ACTCGCAATGCTAAGAAAGCTTGCCCGTATGGTGTTTCCCTTCCAGAATGGATTTCTGAAGCAAAGCAAATTG GTGGTCTTTCTTGCAAGCTTGAAGGCATTCTGGAGTCCCCAGTGATTGATGGTTATCGTAACAAATGTGAGTTCTCTGTGGGACATTCCTTGGCAGGTAAAAAGACGGTAGGGTTTATGCTTGGGAATTTCAG GGAAGGTGTGACTGCTGTCGAGGAACCTGTGGACTGCCCAAATGTTTCAGGAATTTCCTCCAAATATGCTTTCATGTTTCAAGATTTTCTGCAGTCGTCAACCTTACCTGTGTGGAACAGAGTTGATAATTCTGGATTTTGGCGCCAACTCACG GTTCGAGAGGGAAGAAGTCCAGCTCAAGCTGTTGGTGCACAAGATGCAGAAATACAAATATCTGAAGTCATGATTATTGTTCAG GTGTGCTCCACAGGTATTGATGAGCTACTGATGAAAGATGAGTTTGCCAAGTtgtccatgacgctgatacaaggggctgcAACATGCTCACCTCCATTGCCTCTTACAACTATAGTAGTCCAA GATCACACAGGAATATCAAATGTAGCAGCAGCTGACTGTCCACTGATCCCACTATTGGTGCGAAAAGTAGGCCAATCAGAAGAGGGGGCAGTGGATCAAACAAGAATTCACGATCACATCAGCAATCTTCGGTTCTCATTATCACCAACAGCATTTTTCCAG GTCAATACTCTTGCTGCAGAAAGATTGTACACCCTTGCTGGTGACTGGGCCAATCTCAACTCAGACACATTACTTTTTGACGTATGCTGTGGGACTGGGACAATTGGCCTGACATTAGCACACCGTGTTGGAATG GTTGTTGGAATTGAAATGAATGAAGCAGCAGTTCTGGATGCTGAGAGAAATGCTCTTATCAATGGTATAAAAAATTGCCGTTTTGTCTGCGGGAAG GCCGAAAATGTGATGGGGTCTCTTCTCACGGAGTATCTTGGTTCACCACAGCAGGACCTTGTGGTTTCTGAAAGTAATTCAGAAGTTGGTGCTACAGGAAAAAATGAAGATATAGTTGATGGTACAAAGAATAATGGTGAAACTATGGACAGTTCAACGGAGAAAACCGACAATGGTGAAAGTCAGCAGATGGGAGACAAGTCGGACCATCATCCCAGTTCTAGTGATGAGATAAATGGGGACTTGGGGGATAAGGTGAGCAAACAGTTGGAAGGTGGGCATGATCAATCCATTGTGGCTAATGGTAATCCAAATAGTGAGGAAGCGTCATTGTTGATCAGTGAGGAGTCCATTGCCACAAAATCAGCTGACTGCTTGGAGCACACAAAAACACTTGGGGATGGTTCTTCGGTTTCTAACAATGACACACTTGCTGCTACTGCATGTCAGTTTAAGAACTTTGTTGCTATTGTAGACCCTCCACGTGCTGGGCTTCACCCTACT GTGCTCAAGGTGTTGAGGACTCATCCACGCATCCGTCGTCTAGT GTACATTTCCTGCAATCCAGACACTCTAGTTGCCAACGCGATCGAGCTTTGCACCCCCACATCAGAGAACAGGGAAAAGAACAAGGGCCACCGTGCATGGCGGAACATGAGCAGTGCTGGCCTCGCAAGGCAGAGGACAAAGTCGATGCCCAGCTCGGAGCCTTTTGTTCCCAAGAGAGCCATGGCAGTGGACTTGTTCCCCCACACCTCGCACTGCGAGATGGTCATGCTTTTCGAGAGGTGA
- the LOC124678457 gene encoding protein PYRICULARIA ORYZAE RESISTANCE 21-like, giving the protein MPTIIVKVDQGCRRCHAKIKKVLDRIRDKGEFVIDDVEYDEKNGRVIVSGPFDGDKLADKLCCKACNIIKEIEIVEPSKKEELQPPGPEDKVKEPPPPAVKAKKRQPSPPPPPPPPPPPPTKVVEVPYPCPYPVPAWPSGCCCHHGHGGCHCCSCARQDPPPAPAPQYIMMPSYPCGGYMMICDEDPSGPCTIM; this is encoded by the exons ATGCCGACCATCATCGTCAAGGTAGACCAGGGATGCCGCCGCTGCCACGCCAAGATCAAGAAAGTGCTCGACAGGATCAGAG ACAAGGGTGAGTTCGTGATCGATGACGTCGAGTACGACGAGAAGAACGGCCGGGTGATAGTGTCGGGCCCCTTCGACGGCGACAAGCTCGCCGACAAGCTCTGCTGCAAGGCCTGCAACATCATCAAGGAGATCGAGATCGTGGAGCCGTCCAAGAAAGAGGAGCTCCAGCCTCCGGGGCCGGAGGACAAGGTGAaggaaccgccgccgccggcagtaaaagcgaagaagcgacagccgtcaccgccgccgcctccaccgcctccgccacctccgccgaCCAAGGTCGTAGAGGTGCCATACCCGTGTCCGTACCCGGTCCCGGCGTGGCCGTCGGGCTGCTGCTGCCACCACGGACATGGCGGCTGTCACTGCTGCTCCTGCGCCAGGCAGGACCCTCCGCCGGCGCCAGCGCCACAGTACATCATGATGCCATCGTATCCGTGCGGCGGCTACATGATGATCTGCGATGAGGACCCGTCCGGCCCATGCACCATCATGTGA